The following proteins are encoded in a genomic region of Acidobacteriota bacterium:
- a CDS encoding DUF5335 family protein: MTSEIQKFEWKAFLDKLSRDAADWESRVLVMNDREGVQILSEGLPFNGVTLDEKGGKTVVELLIGSGTENHQTHNIKEPVKVAF; the protein is encoded by the coding sequence ATGACAAGCGAAATACAGAAATTTGAGTGGAAGGCATTTTTAGACAAGTTGAGTCGCGATGCAGCTGACTGGGAATCAAGAGTTCTGGTTATGAATGACCGCGAGGGCGTCCAGATCTTGTCCGAGGGATTGCCGTTCAACGGCGTGACTTTGGATGAGAAAGGCGGGAAGACAGTAGTCGAGTTACTCATCGGGAGCGGAACTGAAAACCATCAGACGCACAACATAAAAGAACCCGTCAAAGTTGCATTTTAG
- a CDS encoding Hsp20 family protein produces the protein MSNEETQLTKAEPQNAPAPVIVDAEKMFERFAEITKETAAKAYEFFIERGAQLGTHLEDWLRAESEMLRAAPAKITENKDLVNVAIAVPGFKANEIEVSIKDKMLIVTGQTSEEMKNEDEDTFYSEWRSDRFFRKLALPSEVETADIDAKLKDGVLTLALKKRAETEVAKVKVQAA, from the coding sequence ATGAGTAATGAAGAAACACAATTAACAAAAGCTGAACCGCAAAACGCCCCTGCACCGGTGATCGTTGATGCGGAAAAGATGTTCGAGAGGTTCGCCGAGATCACAAAGGAAACTGCGGCCAAGGCCTATGAGTTCTTTATAGAAAGAGGAGCTCAGTTGGGCACGCACTTGGAAGACTGGCTGCGTGCCGAATCGGAAATGCTCAGGGCGGCTCCGGCTAAGATCACGGAAAACAAGGATCTGGTCAACGTGGCGATCGCGGTCCCGGGATTTAAGGCCAACGAGATCGAGGTCAGCATAAAGGACAAGATGCTGATTGTCACCGGCCAAACGTCCGAAGAGATGAAGAACGAAGACGAGGACACGTTCTACAGCGAATGGAGAAGCGATCGCTTCTTCCGAAAGCTGGCATTGCCGAGCGAGGTAGAAACGGCGGACATTGACGCGAAACTAAAAGACGGCGTGCTTACATTAGCTCTCAAGAAGCGGGCCGAAACCGAGGTTGCAAAGGTAAAAGTTCAGGCGGCGTAA
- a CDS encoding DASS family sodium-coupled anion symporter, which produces MKRWAVTIIAVFLLSAFPLLFIESPVFARVTAVAAVCLYLWISETTPPFVPTLVLWALIPLVLGHFDPKYSLAHVLSWAVDPVMALFFGGFTLGIATQAFGLDKRMARFAFRRAGRSFPLFLLLIIVFTAFLSMWLSNIGAAALILACLRPVLKEFGDDHLMRRTLLIGVALGADLGGIATPIGTGPNAIAIAFLAPVSHVSFINWMAFALPLTVGMLFLGFGMLCWRTRSISASWTKRDDNLKKALSEAGEGKDPAGQAVFLGVLVITALLWLTEPLHGIPSSVVAIGSAAFIFLTGMLSKKDLTKLDWSTLILIAGGITLGRLFEQSGLIKAIAANVPFGELDPRISLFVLCLVSALLASLMSNTATAVLLIPLASALIPYPSTAILIAVSASFGIPFVISTPQNAMAFGEGGVRFGDMFWPGIVLMIVGCLVVSLTGRAVLNFAGIP; this is translated from the coding sequence ATGAAACGTTGGGCTGTAACCATCATTGCGGTTTTTTTGTTGTCCGCGTTTCCACTGCTGTTTATCGAATCTCCGGTCTTTGCCCGCGTCACGGCGGTCGCAGCAGTCTGCCTATATCTTTGGATCTCCGAGACAACACCACCTTTCGTCCCGACCCTGGTCCTTTGGGCACTTATCCCATTGGTTCTGGGCCATTTCGATCCCAAATATTCGTTAGCACATGTACTTTCGTGGGCGGTCGACCCTGTGATGGCTCTGTTCTTTGGCGGATTTACGTTGGGAATCGCGACCCAGGCATTTGGCCTAGACAAGCGAATGGCTCGTTTCGCTTTTCGTCGTGCCGGACGTTCGTTCCCCTTGTTCCTTTTGCTGATCATTGTTTTTACGGCGTTTCTATCGATGTGGCTCTCAAATATTGGAGCAGCCGCCTTGATATTGGCGTGCCTGAGACCGGTATTGAAAGAGTTTGGGGATGACCACCTTATGCGGCGGACTCTGCTGATCGGCGTTGCCCTTGGGGCGGATCTTGGCGGGATCGCAACTCCGATCGGGACTGGCCCCAACGCTATCGCGATAGCCTTTTTGGCTCCGGTCAGCCATGTTTCTTTTATCAACTGGATGGCGTTTGCCCTTCCGCTTACGGTCGGAATGCTGTTTCTTGGATTCGGAATGTTGTGTTGGCGGACAAGGTCGATCTCGGCGTCCTGGACAAAACGAGACGACAATCTTAAAAAAGCTCTTTCCGAAGCTGGCGAAGGAAAAGATCCGGCGGGACAGGCTGTGTTCCTTGGTGTGTTGGTGATCACAGCTTTGCTCTGGCTTACTGAGCCGCTGCATGGCATACCTTCGTCGGTCGTTGCGATAGGTTCGGCAGCGTTTATCTTCCTAACCGGAATGTTAAGCAAAAAGGATCTGACGAAGCTTGATTGGTCAACACTTATCCTTATCGCCGGCGGCATTACTCTAGGGAGACTGTTCGAGCAATCAGGCCTTATCAAAGCTATTGCCGCAAATGTCCCGTTCGGCGAGTTGGACCCGAGGATCAGCCTGTTTGTCCTTTGTCTCGTTAGTGCATTGCTGGCTTCATTGATGAGCAACACCGCGACCGCCGTTCTGCTGATCCCGCTTGCATCAGCGCTGATCCCGTATCCTTCGACGGCAATACTGATCGCGGTTTCCGCGTCGTTCGGTATTCCGTTCGTTATTTCGACGCCTCAAAATGCAATGGCGTTCGGCGAAGGCGGCGTCAGATTTGGCGATATGTTTTGGCCGGGAATAGTGCTAATGATAGTCGGCTGTTTGGTGGTCAGCCTCACAGGCCGAGCGGTGTTGAATTTTGCCGGCATTCCGTAA
- a CDS encoding 5-deoxy-glucuronate isomerase: MQTQIKLENIDPATCIVKATHMHKGRTRSVEPGTTASRNLFYGRIRLEAGDAPIAFENATHETGLICLNGSGHVTTGGQTFAMSRYDALYIPRDSKIIAASDGDFDLAELSSPVENQYPLQFVAFNDIRRDPALHFVAGKPPTERDLNVLIGKNVDAGRIMAGVTFSSDGNWTSFPPHEHQNMLEEAYLYIDMPAPQWGIQMVYTTLQEPEIVQVVHEGDVVIMPQGYHPNVAAPGGSINFLWMMAANREGDDRQFGVVNVQPEYASGGSGLEASQK; the protein is encoded by the coding sequence ATGCAAACACAGATCAAATTGGAGAACATCGATCCGGCAACATGTATCGTCAAGGCGACGCACATGCATAAGGGGCGAACTCGCTCTGTCGAACCCGGAACAACCGCATCGCGCAACCTATTCTATGGACGCATCCGGTTAGAAGCGGGTGATGCGCCGATCGCGTTTGAAAATGCGACGCACGAGACCGGTCTCATATGCCTTAATGGCTCGGGCCATGTGACGACTGGCGGCCAGACGTTCGCAATGAGCCGATACGACGCACTCTACATACCGCGTGATTCGAAGATCATTGCCGCCAGCGACGGCGATTTTGATCTGGCTGAACTTTCTTCGCCGGTAGAGAATCAATATCCACTGCAGTTTGTCGCGTTCAACGATATTCGCCGGGATCCGGCACTTCATTTTGTCGCCGGCAAACCGCCGACCGAACGCGACCTCAATGTCCTTATCGGCAAAAACGTCGACGCCGGCCGCATCATGGCAGGCGTGACTTTTTCGTCGGACGGAAATTGGACATCCTTCCCGCCGCACGAGCATCAGAATATGCTCGAAGAAGCCTACCTTTACATCGACATGCCCGCTCCGCAGTGGGGCATTCAGATGGTCTATACTACGCTCCAGGAACCAGAGATAGTTCAGGTCGTCCACGAGGGCGATGTTGTAATTATGCCGCAGGGCTATCATCCTAACGTTGCCGCTCCGGGCGGGTCGATAAACTTTTTATGGATGATGGCTGCCAACCGTGAAGGTGACGATCGTCAGTTCGGCGTCGTAAACGTACAGCCGGAATATGCCTCGGGCGGATCCGGTCTTGAAGCTTCGCAAAAATAA
- a CDS encoding altronate dehydratase, producing the protein MLDTYAEKAVAISDYAIIVNPEDNVAVVKNETVPGMELSMPNGGDVTVAAAVPPGHRFATSAIPAGEFVRQYGQPIGTSLGIEKGEWVTHENMSDDVPVVRNLPDDLHTAAPEYFDASEIGTFMGFRRADGRVGTRNFVLIVPTSMCASHEATQISMMAEFMHYDREKFPNVDGVVAIPHNKGCGCQDGSTLDVMMRTLANYADHPNVGGVILIDLGCEKTNLSFVEKYLTKRENPIMKPVYKIGIQEVGGTQAAIELGLQYVKDLLPEVDKCVREEFPVSELVLGVKCGSSDGFSGISANPSLGYCSDLLVKSGGTVLLTEVPEFCGAEHILANRAKDSVTGRKIYALVDWYKEYASKFGGVLGQNPSTGNKAGGLLNITIKSLGAIVKAGTTRIEDCVEYAETPKSRGINLMQGPGYDQESTPGLVAAGATVVVFTTGNGTTIGNAIAPVIKLASNNRVFEKMAQDIDISAGNVITGTESIVEVGTRLFEHVRKTASGEIQAKAEILKHREFQFWAEQTVSL; encoded by the coding sequence ATGTTGGACACCTACGCTGAAAAAGCGGTTGCGATCAGCGATTACGCGATCATTGTAAACCCGGAAGACAATGTTGCCGTGGTCAAAAATGAAACTGTGCCCGGAATGGAATTGTCGATGCCAAATGGCGGCGATGTCACCGTTGCGGCGGCCGTTCCGCCGGGGCACCGCTTTGCGACTTCAGCGATCCCGGCTGGAGAATTTGTCCGGCAATACGGCCAGCCGATCGGGACCTCGCTGGGAATTGAAAAAGGGGAATGGGTCACTCACGAAAATATGTCGGATGATGTGCCGGTTGTGCGAAATCTGCCGGACGATCTGCACACCGCAGCACCTGAGTATTTTGACGCGAGCGAGATCGGAACGTTTATGGGATTTCGCCGGGCGGACGGCCGCGTTGGCACGCGTAATTTTGTTTTGATAGTGCCGACGTCGATGTGTGCGAGCCACGAGGCGACCCAGATCTCGATGATGGCCGAGTTCATGCACTACGATCGCGAGAAATTCCCTAATGTCGATGGAGTGGTAGCGATTCCGCACAACAAGGGTTGCGGTTGTCAGGACGGTTCGACTCTCGACGTGATGATGCGAACACTCGCGAATTATGCCGATCATCCTAACGTCGGCGGTGTCATACTGATCGACCTTGGCTGCGAAAAGACGAACCTTTCGTTCGTCGAAAAATACTTGACCAAACGCGAGAATCCGATCATGAAACCGGTCTATAAGATCGGCATTCAAGAAGTCGGCGGAACTCAGGCGGCGATCGAACTCGGTCTGCAGTATGTCAAAGATCTTTTACCCGAAGTCGATAAATGCGTACGCGAGGAATTTCCGGTAAGCGAACTCGTACTCGGTGTGAAATGCGGAAGTTCTGACGGATTTTCGGGTATTTCAGCAAATCCGTCGCTAGGGTATTGCTCAGATCTGCTTGTGAAAAGCGGCGGGACGGTACTATTGACGGAGGTGCCGGAGTTTTGCGGTGCCGAACATATTCTTGCAAATCGTGCCAAGGATTCGGTGACGGGCCGTAAGATATACGCACTTGTTGATTGGTACAAAGAATACGCATCCAAGTTTGGAGGCGTTCTGGGGCAGAACCCAAGCACAGGAAACAAAGCCGGCGGGCTATTGAATATTACGATCAAATCGCTCGGAGCGATCGTCAAGGCGGGAACAACACGGATCGAGGACTGCGTCGAGTACGCTGAGACACCAAAGTCTCGCGGCATCAATCTTATGCAGGGCCCTGGTTATGATCAGGAATCAACGCCCGGACTTGTGGCGGCAGGGGCGACGGTCGTTGTGTTCACGACCGGAAACGGTACAACTATCGGGAATGCGATCGCTCCGGTCATTAAGCTTGCGTCGAACAACCGCGTTTTTGAGAAAATGGCCCAGGATATTGATATTTCGGCGGGCAATGTGATCACCGGGACTGAGAGTATTGTCGAGGTTGGTACGCGGCTTTTTGAGCATGTGCGTAAGACCGCAAGCGGCGAGATACAGGCGAAAGCCGAGATCTTGAAGCATAGAGAATTTCAATTTTGGGCTGAACAGACCGTTTCACTTTGA
- a CDS encoding glucose 1-dehydrogenase gives MSFSQLELNNRVAVVIGGTSGIGRAIAHGLAHAGADVVCTSRRTEQVAAAAAEIESIGRPTIRVPSDVSSKASLEHLLAECVAAFGKVDILVNSAGRTKREPTLDVDEETWNGIMETNLTGTLRSCQVFGRHMIENGYGRIVNIASLSTFVSLFEVAAYAASKAAVASLTKSLAIEWAKNGVNVNAIAPGVFRTALNEKLLDESERGREFLTRTPMGRFGKVEELAGAAVFLSSEAASFVTGEVLVVDGGFLASGVNQ, from the coding sequence ATGAGCTTTTCACAATTAGAACTGAATAACAGGGTTGCCGTAGTTATTGGAGGCACTTCAGGCATCGGCCGGGCGATCGCACACGGACTCGCACATGCCGGAGCTGATGTTGTCTGCACATCGCGCCGCACCGAACAAGTTGCGGCCGCCGCGGCTGAGATCGAATCGATCGGGCGGCCCACGATCCGCGTTCCTTCTGACGTATCTAGCAAAGCTTCCCTTGAGCACCTTCTCGCCGAATGTGTCGCGGCGTTCGGCAAGGTCGATATCCTCGTCAATTCGGCCGGGCGAACAAAACGTGAGCCTACCCTCGACGTCGATGAAGAGACATGGAACGGCATCATGGAAACGAACCTGACCGGCACACTTCGCTCGTGCCAGGTGTTCGGCCGCCACATGATCGAAAACGGCTATGGGCGAATAGTTAATATCGCATCGCTTTCGACTTTCGTTTCCCTTTTCGAGGTCGCCGCTTACGCAGCAAGCAAAGCCGCCGTCGCATCATTGACCAAATCTCTTGCGATCGAATGGGCAAAGAACGGCGTCAACGTCAACGCCATCGCACCCGGTGTTTTTAGAACCGCATTGAACGAAAAACTGCTCGACGAAAGTGAACGCGGACGCGAATTTCTCACGCGAACGCCGATGGGCCGATTCGGCAAGGTCGAGGAACTCGCCGGTGCCGCGGTTTTCCTCTCGTCCGAAGCCGCGAGTTTTGTCACGGGCGAGGTGCTTGTCGTTGACGGAGGATTCCTGGCGAGCGGCGTTAATCAGTGA
- a CDS encoding M24 family metallopeptidase has translation MSNEIEIKTERLINLLRENSLGGVLINAQHNFAWITGGRNNGIDLSRENGAASILVTVEGQRYLLANNIEMPRMLAEEISSDEFEPLEYGWQDEKANADLVFEKAKSVCGGIATTDYAIEGKIARCRYSLTDEETDRLRSLAGDASSALGQVISELSIGESELEIAEKLRHELALGKMASVVTLVAADDRISKYRHPIPTVNRWNKTLLLVMCAKRGGLIVSLSRMVCVGEVPHELKRKTESAAYVNACLLDATRPGVKGAELYQTAATAYAAQGFAGEIGRHHQGGAAGYRTREWVAHPQCGEIVQPDQAFAWNPSITGTKVEDTCLVTQNGVETITASPEFPQIAVTVAEREYFSPGILSI, from the coding sequence ATGTCCAACGAGATCGAGATCAAAACAGAACGGCTCATCAATTTGCTCCGCGAAAATTCGCTCGGCGGGGTTCTGATCAACGCTCAGCACAATTTTGCTTGGATCACCGGCGGCCGGAATAACGGCATCGATCTCAGCCGCGAAAATGGAGCCGCTTCGATCCTAGTGACGGTCGAGGGCCAACGATATCTGCTGGCAAACAACATTGAAATGCCGCGAATGCTTGCCGAGGAGATCTCGAGTGATGAGTTCGAGCCGTTGGAATATGGCTGGCAGGATGAAAAGGCGAACGCGGATCTTGTATTTGAAAAGGCAAAGTCGGTGTGCGGCGGTATAGCAACTACGGACTACGCTATCGAAGGCAAGATCGCCCGGTGTCGTTATTCACTCACTGACGAAGAGACAGATCGGCTTCGATCGTTGGCTGGCGATGCATCATCAGCTCTCGGGCAAGTGATCAGCGAACTCTCCATCGGTGAAAGCGAGCTGGAAATTGCGGAGAAATTGCGGCACGAACTCGCTCTCGGCAAAATGGCATCGGTCGTTACTCTGGTAGCCGCCGACGATCGGATCTCGAAGTATCGCCATCCTATTCCTACAGTGAACCGTTGGAACAAAACGCTTTTGCTGGTCATGTGTGCCAAACGCGGCGGATTGATCGTCAGTCTCAGCCGCATGGTGTGTGTCGGCGAAGTGCCGCACGAGTTAAAACGAAAGACCGAATCGGCCGCCTATGTCAATGCGTGTTTGCTTGATGCCACACGTCCGGGTGTGAAGGGTGCCGAATTATATCAAACGGCCGCAACCGCATATGCTGCGCAAGGATTCGCGGGCGAGATCGGCCGGCATCATCAAGGCGGTGCCGCTGGATACAGAACGCGCGAATGGGTCGCTCATCCGCAATGCGGCGAAATAGTGCAGCCGGATCAGGCATTTGCCTGGAATCCGTCGATCACCGGCACCAAGGTCGAAGACACATGTCTGGTTACCCAAAACGGCGTCGAGACCATAACGGCCTCACCCGAGTTTCCGCAGATCGCCGTAACTGTCGCAGAACGCGAATATTTTTCTCCCGGCATTTTATCGATTTAA
- a CDS encoding MFS transporter, with the protein MSAPEESGGSATGAVIAGVGDPTVRVGHYRWMICTLLFFAATVNYIDRQVLGILKPTLTAEFGWSEIDYGWIVFSFQTAYAIGLLFVGRLMDRFGTKKGFALSITVWSLAAIAHAWAVPIGVAAAALLNYLGYVSTTTAFASVVGFMVVRFILGLGEAGNFPASIKTVAEWFPKKERALATGIFNSGTNVGALATPLLVPLIVLYWGWWEAFIITGAIGFLWLLFWLVIYKRPEEHHRLSSAELAYIQSDPVEPAVRIPWKRLFPHRQTWAFAIGKFMTDPIWWVYLFWLPSFLHDKHGLDLKTFGLPIAVIYIIADVGSIGGGWLSSKMIKMGWTINRSRKTAMLICALSVVPIVIASTTTSLWLAVILIGIAAAAHQGWSANIFTIASDMFPKQAVGSVVGIGGMFGAIGGMVISPLVGYILQTTGSYVPIFIIAASAYLVALLIIHLLAPKLEPANIKYD; encoded by the coding sequence ATGTCGGCACCCGAAGAGTCGGGCGGTTCTGCGACCGGAGCCGTTATAGCTGGCGTCGGCGACCCGACCGTACGCGTTGGGCATTATCGCTGGATGATCTGTACGCTGCTGTTTTTTGCCGCGACGGTCAACTATATCGACCGTCAGGTTTTGGGGATCTTAAAGCCGACATTGACCGCAGAATTCGGGTGGTCGGAGATCGATTATGGCTGGATAGTGTTCTCGTTCCAAACTGCTTATGCGATCGGTTTACTTTTTGTGGGCCGTTTGATGGACCGGTTTGGGACGAAAAAAGGCTTTGCACTATCGATCACTGTTTGGAGCCTCGCCGCGATCGCCCATGCATGGGCTGTGCCGATCGGTGTCGCAGCAGCAGCATTGCTCAACTATTTGGGATACGTATCGACTACGACAGCATTTGCGTCGGTCGTCGGATTTATGGTCGTGCGATTCATATTGGGTCTCGGCGAAGCCGGCAACTTTCCCGCCTCGATCAAAACTGTGGCGGAATGGTTCCCGAAAAAGGAACGAGCTCTCGCGACCGGCATTTTTAATTCCGGAACGAACGTCGGAGCACTTGCAACGCCTCTCCTCGTGCCTCTGATCGTCCTTTATTGGGGATGGTGGGAAGCCTTTATCATAACCGGTGCGATCGGCTTCCTATGGCTTTTGTTTTGGCTGGTGATCTATAAACGACCGGAAGAACATCATCGACTATCATCCGCTGAGCTTGCCTACATTCAAAGCGATCCGGTCGAACCGGCGGTCCGAATTCCCTGGAAACGCCTTTTCCCTCATCGACAAACCTGGGCCTTTGCCATTGGCAAATTTATGACCGACCCGATCTGGTGGGTCTATCTATTCTGGCTGCCGAGTTTCCTTCACGATAAGCACGGGCTTGATCTGAAAACGTTCGGACTGCCGATCGCCGTGATCTACATTATAGCTGACGTGGGAAGCATAGGTGGCGGATGGCTATCTTCGAAGATGATCAAAATGGGCTGGACCATCAATCGTTCGAGAAAGACCGCAATGCTTATCTGTGCACTTTCGGTCGTCCCGATAGTTATCGCCTCAACTACAACCAGCCTTTGGCTGGCTGTGATCTTGATCGGCATTGCGGCAGCTGCCCACCAAGGCTGGTCGGCGAATATCTTCACGATCGCTTCTGATATGTTCCCGAAACAAGCGGTCGGTTCGGTCGTCGGAATAGGCGGTATGTTTGGTGCGATCGGCGGCATGGTGATCTCGCCGCTGGTCGGCTACATCCTGCAGACGACCGGGAGCTACGTTCCCATTTTCATCATCGCGGCATCGGCCTATCTCGTGGCTTTGCTGATAATTCACCTGCTGGCACCGAAACTCGAACCGGCGAATATCAAGTATGATTAA
- a CDS encoding glycoside hydrolase 43 family protein translates to MILVSRSALILVLLFAAIGARSQISKVWVADNGDGSYKNPILNADYSDPDAIRVGDDFYMTASSFNAVPGLPILHSKDLVNWRLINHAFREQEPRDVFAKPQHGGGVWAPSIRFHAGEFYIYYGDPDFGIYMTKAADPASEWTKPLLIKEAKGWIDPCPLWDDDGNAYLVHAFAGSRSGIKSILVVNKMNREGTRILDDGVLVFDGHAADATVEGPKFLKKDGYYYIFAPAGGVATGWQLALRSKNIYGPYEKKVVLAQGNTAINGPHQGALVDTQNGEWWFVHFQDRGPYGRVVHLQPTVWKSGFPVMGADPDGDGNGEPVMTFKKPNVSKTYPIATPPDSDEFSGNEIGRQWQWHGNSEARWAFPFPEKSVLRMNSVQLPEGYKNLWDLPNLLLQKFPADEFTATAKVRLEPRFEGERFGLVIMGIDYSLIAVTNRGGKSYISQPIASDADKGTPETEISPKLLTSNDFYLRASVKTGAVCNFSYSIDGKSFTAIGQPFKAREGRWIGAKVGFFYTRPGKFNDAGSADIDWFRFEK, encoded by the coding sequence ATGATATTAGTTTCGAGATCAGCCTTGATCCTCGTTCTCCTTTTTGCTGCCATCGGCGCAAGATCGCAGATATCAAAGGTCTGGGTTGCTGATAACGGTGACGGCTCATACAAGAATCCGATATTAAATGCCGATTATTCCGATCCGGACGCGATACGCGTCGGAGACGATTTCTATATGACGGCGTCGAGCTTTAACGCAGTACCCGGATTGCCGATCCTTCATTCCAAGGACCTTGTGAACTGGCGGTTGATCAATCACGCTTTTCGCGAACAGGAACCTAGGGACGTATTCGCGAAACCCCAGCACGGCGGCGGCGTTTGGGCTCCGTCGATACGCTTCCATGCCGGTGAATTCTATATTTACTACGGTGACCCGGACTTTGGTATTTATATGACGAAGGCGGCGGATCCTGCCAGCGAATGGACCAAGCCGTTGCTGATCAAGGAAGCAAAGGGCTGGATCGACCCGTGTCCGCTTTGGGATGACGACGGAAATGCTTATCTCGTCCACGCATTCGCCGGAAGCCGTTCGGGGATCAAGAGCATTTTGGTCGTCAATAAGATGAACCGCGAGGGCACGCGTATCTTGGACGACGGCGTTCTGGTTTTCGACGGGCATGCGGCGGACGCGACGGTCGAGGGCCCCAAGTTCCTTAAGAAGGATGGTTACTATTACATCTTTGCTCCGGCCGGCGGTGTTGCAACAGGCTGGCAGCTTGCTCTGCGTTCAAAGAACATTTACGGGCCGTATGAAAAAAAAGTGGTACTCGCTCAGGGCAATACGGCGATAAACGGGCCGCATCAAGGGGCTCTGGTTGATACACAGAACGGTGAATGGTGGTTTGTGCACTTTCAGGATAGAGGGCCGTACGGTCGCGTCGTTCATTTGCAGCCGACTGTCTGGAAGAGCGGTTTTCCTGTGATGGGGGCCGATCCGGACGGAGACGGTAACGGCGAACCGGTAATGACATTCAAAAAGCCGAATGTCAGCAAGACATATCCGATCGCAACTCCGCCGGATTCGGACGAATTTAGCGGGAATGAGATCGGCCGCCAATGGCAATGGCACGGCAATTCAGAGGCTCGATGGGCGTTTCCTTTTCCAGAGAAAAGCGTGCTTAGAATGAACTCGGTCCAATTGCCCGAAGGTTATAAGAATCTATGGGATCTCCCAAATCTACTTCTGCAAAAATTCCCGGCCGATGAATTCACGGCGACCGCAAAAGTCCGGCTGGAGCCTCGATTTGAAGGGGAACGATTCGGACTGGTCATAATGGGAATAGACTATTCCCTCATCGCCGTGACGAACCGCGGCGGCAAATCGTACATTTCACAACCGATCGCAAGCGACGCGGACAAAGGCACGCCGGAAACGGAGATCTCGCCGAAATTGCTCACCTCAAACGATTTCTATCTTCGGGCGAGTGTAAAAACCGGAGCTGTCTGTAATTTCAGTTATAGTATCGACGGCAAGAGTTTTACGGCTATTGGCCAACCTTTCAAGGCACGCGAGGGCCGTTGGATCGGTGCGAAGGTTGGCTTTTTCTACACGCGTCCGGGTAAATTTAATGATGCCGGTTCGGCGGATATTGACTGGTTTCGGTTTGAGAAATAA
- a CDS encoding FadR family transcriptional regulator codes for MPRKVPAVFKNLNSEKNGTTAEEVVERLRNMIHNGELSSGDRLPPERDLAKLLGVSRPTLRAGIRSLSTIGILQSKQGAGTFVAPADESPTLDSSALRMLSALHGFTSDEMFEARLALEMSIAGLAAERATSEQMTLMAEEITGMYASLSNPEQYLVHDMRFHQTIAAASNNRILTSLMNMVATILFDSRSKTVKRATDLKQSAEQHHEIYRAMREHDAEGARMAMHDHLVETQKAQRLEEMENAARNGK; via the coding sequence ATGCCGCGAAAAGTACCAGCAGTTTTCAAAAATCTAAATTCGGAAAAGAACGGTACTACTGCCGAAGAAGTGGTTGAGCGCCTGCGCAATATGATCCACAACGGCGAATTGTCGTCAGGTGACCGGTTGCCGCCGGAACGAGATCTGGCAAAACTTCTCGGTGTGAGCCGTCCGACACTAAGGGCCGGGATCCGTTCACTCTCAACGATCGGCATTTTGCAGTCGAAACAAGGTGCAGGTACATTTGTCGCTCCTGCCGACGAATCGCCGACTCTCGACAGCAGTGCTTTGAGGATGCTGTCGGCCTTGCACGGATTCACATCCGACGAAATGTTCGAAGCCCGACTTGCTCTCGAGATGAGCATTGCCGGCCTCGCGGCGGAACGTGCTACGAGCGAACAAATGACGCTCATGGCCGAAGAGATCACCGGGATGTATGCTTCGCTCAGCAACCCGGAGCAGTATTTGGTCCACGACATGCGGTTTCACCAGACGATCGCCGCGGCGTCGAACAACCGTATTCTTACTTCGCTGATGAACATGGTCGCTACGATCCTATTCGACAGCCGCAGCAAGACTGTAAAACGTGCGACCGATCTCAAACAGAGTGCCGAACAACATCACGAGATCTATCGGGCAATGCGCGAACATGACGCCGAAGGTGCTCGGATGGCGATGCATGACCATCTAGTCGAGACTCAGAAAGCACAGCGACTCGAAGAAATGGAAAACGCAGCCCGAAACGGCAAATAA
- a CDS encoding cupin domain-containing protein gives MRVVLTTFLIMMGSVAAFSQVRQPSTASGPYVVKSKQQVAEIEKMLAAKPGNTNEDVVAAAGEQTRVAIFHDSKRENDLNEVHDGSDDIYYVLKGNATLVLGGSLLQPNEISPGEWRAKSAVGGNSVTIKKGDLIFVPRGTRHQRTVTGKGFSMILIKIFASKQPAK, from the coding sequence ATGCGAGTAGTATTAACAACATTTTTGATAATGATGGGCTCTGTCGCAGCCTTTTCACAGGTTCGTCAGCCTTCGACCGCCTCTGGTCCGTACGTAGTCAAATCGAAACAGCAAGTTGCCGAGATCGAGAAGATGCTCGCTGCCAAGCCCGGAAATACTAACGAAGATGTCGTGGCTGCCGCCGGGGAGCAAACTCGAGTGGCGATCTTTCACGATTCGAAACGTGAGAACGACCTGAACGAAGTACACGACGGTTCGGATGATATTTACTATGTGCTGAAAGGCAACGCGACGTTGGTATTAGGTGGATCGCTGTTACAACCGAATGAGATCTCGCCGGGCGAATGGCGTGCAAAATCTGCGGTTGGCGGAAACAGCGTGACGATCAAGAAGGGCGATCTTATCTTCGTTCCGCGAGGCACAAGGCATCAGCGGACCGTTACCGGTAAAGGGTTTTCAATGATACTTATCAAGATATTCGCCTCGAAACAGCCGGCAAAATGA